The DNA segment CTGAAGAAGTTCGACCGATGGAATAGGCAACAGGAAATTACCCTCATAAGCATTAATTTGTCTTTCTGTGGTACTCCATGGAGTTTTAACAAATTTCCATTGTGTTGGATTAGGAGAAACATCAGGATAAATCGCAAATACTCCCCTGTCCTGTGAATTTAAGATCTGAAAGGCCTTGTCCGGATTATAATAATGCAGGTTGACAAAATCATACCAGCCCAT comes from the Bacteroidota bacterium genome and includes:
- a CDS encoding RagB/SusD family nutrient uptake outer membrane protein, with the translated sequence MGWYDFVNLHYYNPDKAFQILNSQDRGVFAIYPDVSPNPTQWKFVKTPWSTTERQINAYEGNFLLPIPSVELLQAPNLLKPAVDYYATKK